From Methanocella paludicola SANAE, a single genomic window includes:
- a CDS encoding DNA methyltransferase, with the protein MQKKLISDVQEYYFYYKNNKSIVPCLDDKSNEKAKLMLNNIYNNYKDNIPKRFISQWDKVKLYDPNGNIDSAHAIILDIDQGAYDIKNSLNYLTGKEWTKFTCSWFVFNALQKDLKEEQEICENCVDHPATYSPTMIEDFILFFTKEGMKVIDPFAGIGSTLVACKRTNRIGYGTELNKKYYDIILKRVPEFYKNIYNADARNIKELYNDEQFNFCISSPPYWDVLNRSTDGFKKTREGNGLDVKYSDLSNDLGNIADYDQFVGELTKIYLDIFDKLVKGAYIVIIVKNIKKGGKLYPLAWDLAKSLSNKYVLKDEKIWIQDKIQLSPYGYPYSWASNILHHYCIILKKEV; encoded by the coding sequence ATGCAAAAAAAATTAATTTCAGATGTACAAGAATATTATTTCTATTATAAGAATAATAAATCAATCGTTCCTTGTCTAGATGACAAATCTAATGAAAAAGCTAAATTAATGCTAAATAATATATATAATAATTATAAAGATAATATCCCTAAAAGGTTCATTAGTCAATGGGATAAAGTCAAACTATATGATCCAAATGGAAATATAGACTCTGCTCATGCTATTATACTGGATATAGACCAAGGCGCTTATGATATTAAAAATTCATTAAATTATTTGACGGGTAAAGAATGGACAAAATTTACATGCAGTTGGTTCGTTTTCAACGCTTTACAAAAAGATTTAAAAGAAGAGCAAGAAATTTGCGAAAATTGTGTTGATCATCCTGCAACGTATTCCCCTACAATGATCGAAGACTTCATACTTTTTTTTACGAAGGAAGGCATGAAGGTAATTGATCCTTTTGCTGGTATAGGAAGTACGTTAGTTGCATGTAAGAGAACGAATAGAATTGGATATGGTACTGAGTTAAATAAAAAATATTATGATATTATTTTAAAGCGCGTACCTGAATTCTATAAAAATATATACAACGCAGATGCAAGAAATATTAAAGAATTATATAATGATGAACAATTTAATTTTTGTATATCTTCCCCACCATATTGGGATGTTTTAAACAGGAGTACAGATGGATTTAAAAAAACAAGGGAAGGCAACGGACTCGATGTTAAGTATTCCGATTTATCCAATGATCTTGGCAATATCGCTGATTATGACCAATTCGTGGGTGAATTAACAAAAATTTATTTAGATATATTTGATAAGCTTGTAAAAGGAGCTTATATTGTTATTATCGTTAAAAACATTAAGAAAGGGGGTAAGTTATACCCGCTTGCATGGGACCTTGCTAAGTCATTGTCTAATAAATATGTACTTAAAGATGAGAAGATTTGGATACAGGATAAAATACAATTATCACCATATGGATACCCCTATAGTTGGGCTAGTAATATTTTGCACCATTACTGCATCATATTAAAGAAAGAGGTATAA
- a CDS encoding McrC family protein, with protein sequence MQEIHLKEWETVHPNKVSKTRGIFLEGDSTNKLANRLSDSGVLKVYGLKDGLFLSTTSYVGKIVLGDIQISIKPKIEGDSLLRLLRYAYSLEDLDLYKNTEYSTGKMNFHDLLLYQLSIEANILISRGLHKKYKPTDSELKIPRGILNIQRIARRGGISKQSLPCKYYPRSDDNTMNRVLLAGLIMGSNLTSSQKLKGRLRRLSFILRETVSPVKLNWEMMSVVDMDMSRLTRAYQPSISIIKMLMSSQGIDLEQKDGMNLPGFLFDMNHFFQVLISRYLHDYLHDYKVYDEPPLKGLMAYDNNYNPLKRRPPHLYPDFIVRDNMNKVVAILDTKYRDLWKLPLPREMLYQLSIYAQSRNLGENSTILYPTTDNVSSENNEQRINLYDPIRGGVRAQVVLRPVDINRMDKLLCMQGIGCERKRAEFAYELVFG encoded by the coding sequence ATGCAAGAAATACATTTAAAAGAATGGGAAACTGTACACCCAAATAAAGTAAGTAAGACCAGAGGAATATTCCTCGAAGGCGATAGCACCAACAAGTTAGCAAACAGGCTGAGCGACTCAGGAGTATTAAAGGTTTATGGGCTTAAAGACGGCTTATTCCTGAGTACTACATCATACGTGGGGAAAATTGTTCTTGGAGATATTCAAATTTCCATAAAACCAAAAATAGAAGGAGATAGCCTTTTACGATTGCTAAGATACGCATATAGCCTTGAAGACCTTGACCTTTATAAAAATACGGAGTATAGCACTGGAAAAATGAATTTCCACGATTTGCTCTTGTACCAACTCTCAATAGAAGCTAACATATTGATATCCAGAGGACTCCATAAAAAATACAAGCCTACAGATTCTGAGCTCAAAATACCTCGCGGAATTCTCAATATACAGAGGATAGCAAGACGAGGCGGCATAAGCAAGCAAAGCCTTCCGTGTAAATATTACCCAAGATCAGATGACAATACTATGAACAGGGTGCTCCTTGCAGGGCTGATTATGGGCTCTAATTTGACAAGTAGCCAGAAGTTAAAGGGCAGGCTACGGCGATTGTCATTTATCCTTCGAGAAACTGTCAGTCCTGTAAAGTTAAATTGGGAGATGATGAGTGTAGTTGATATGGATATGAGCCGTTTAACAAGGGCTTACCAACCATCTATAAGCATTATAAAAATGCTTATGTCATCGCAGGGTATAGATTTGGAACAAAAGGATGGCATGAATCTGCCAGGTTTCTTGTTCGATATGAACCATTTTTTTCAGGTCCTCATATCTAGATACCTGCACGATTATCTCCACGATTACAAGGTATATGACGAGCCCCCATTAAAGGGACTTATGGCCTATGATAATAATTATAATCCATTGAAACGGAGACCACCACACCTATATCCGGATTTCATAGTAAGGGACAATATGAATAAGGTGGTAGCAATTCTGGACACCAAATACAGGGACCTTTGGAAGCTACCATTGCCGCGGGAAATGCTATATCAACTTTCCATATATGCCCAGAGCCGTAACCTGGGAGAGAACTCTACTATATTATATCCTACGACAGATAATGTTAGTTCTGAGAATAATGAACAACGGATTAATTTATATGATCCTATACGTGGTGGTGTGCGGGCTCAAGTAGTACTTAGACCAGTGGACATAAACCGTATGGATAAATTACTTTGCATGCAAGGAATCGGTTGTGAAAGAAAGCGAGCCGAGTTTGCCTACGAATTAGTTTTTGGATGA